GTACCTGATGCGCAACTCGATCATCGGCCGGCACACCTACGCGATCGGCGGCAACGAGCCCGCGGCGAAGCTGTCCGGGGTGAAGAGCAAGCGGGTGGTGTTCCTCGCGTTCGTGAACATGGGCGTGCTGGCGGCGCTGGCCGGCCTGGTCTTCGCGGCCCGGCTGAACGCCGGCACCCCGCAGGCCGGCATCAACTTCGAGCTGGAGGCGATCGCGGCGGCGTTCATCGGCGGCGCCTCGGCCTCGGGCGGTGTCGGCACGGTGCTCGGCGCGATCATCGGCGGTCTGGTGCTGGGCGTGCTGAACAACGGCATGTCGCTGGTCGGTGTCGGCACCGACTACCAGCAGGTGATCAAGGGTCTGGTGCTGCTGGCCGCGGTCGGCTTCGACGTCTACAACAAGCGCAAGGCCGGCTCCTGACCCCGGCCCGCGACGGCTCCGCCCGGTGTGTGTGCGCACACCGGGCGGAGCCGTTCCCGTCGGCGCCCGGGCGTAGCGTGGCCGTACGAGGTCGGGCACGGAACGCGACGGAGTCGTCCATGGGTGGAGCACGGTCGGGCGGGGCAGCCGCGCACGGGCCGGTGGCGGAGGGCCGCTACCGGCTGCGCAACGTCGGCAGCGGGCTGCTGCTGGAGATCGCCGGCGGGCGCGGCGGCAGTGGTGCGAAGGCCCGGCACGCGGCGGACGACGGCAGCGAGGCGCAGGTGTGGCAGGTGTCGGCGGTGCACCCGGGGGCGGGGCTGTACCACCTGGTGAACGCGGCGAGCGGCAAGCGTCTCGACGTCATGGGTGCCCGGACGGAGGACGGGGTGCCGATCCAGCAGTGGTCGCCGAACGGCTTCGGCGCCCAGGAGTGGCTGTTCGAGCAGCACGTGGACGCGCCGGGCACGTTCACCGTGGTGGCGGTGATCAGCGGCAAGACCGTGGAGGGCTGCGCGGACGGCTCGGTGCGCCAGCAGGAGGACGCCGACACCCCCGCGCAGTGGTGGCGGCTGGAGCCCGCCTGACGCGCGCCCCCGCGGCACCGTGCCGCACGGCCCGTACCGTTGGGGCATGAGCGATCGTCAGACCGACCGCCCCACCCGTTCCACGGCGTACCTGGCCGCCTCCGGCGTCTTCGCGGTCTGCATGGCCGGCACCACCCTGCCCACCCCGCTCTACTCGCTGTACCAGGAGGAGCTGGGCTTCTCGGAGTTGGTCGTCACGGTGGTGTTCGCGGTGTACGCCTTCGCCGTGATCGGGGTGCTGCTGGCCGTCGGCAACGTCTCGGACACCGTCGGCCGCAAGCCGGTGCTGCTGGCGGGCCTGGGCTTCGCCGGCCTGAGCGCGGTCTGCTTCCTGGTGGAGGGCGGGGTGCCGCTGCTCTGCCTGGGCCGGCTGATGTCGGGCTTCTCCGCGGGCCTGTTCACCGGGACGGCGACCGCGTACGTGCTGGAGCTGGCGCCGGCGGGCAAGGGGGGCCGGGCGGCGTTCGCGGCGACGGCTGCGAACATGGGCGGGCTGGGGCTCGGCCCGCTGCTCTCGGGGGTGCTGGCGCAGTACGCGCCCGAGCCGCTGGTGCTGCCGTTCGTGGTGCACCTGGCGATGGTGGCGGTCGCGGCGTGGGTGCTGGTGGCGCTGCCGGAGTCGGTGCCCGGGGCGCGCGGCCCGGCCGCGGCGCGGGTGAAGGCGCCGAGCCTGCCGCCCGAGGTGCGCGGGGTGTTCGTGCCGGCAGGCGTCGCGTGCTTCGCCGGGTTCGCGTTGCTCGGCGTGTTCACCGCGGTCTCGCCGGCCTTCCTGGCGCAGACCCTGGACGTGCACAACAAGGCGCTGATCGGGCTGATCGTCTTCGCGACGTTCCTGGCGTCGACGGGCGGCCAGTTGGCGGCCGGTCCGCTGGGGGCGCGGCGAGCGCTGCCGCTGGGCTGTGCGGTGCTGCTCGCCGGACTGGTGCTGCTCGGCGGTGCGCTGCTGGCCGAGGTGCTGGCGCTGCTGGTGCTGAGCGCGCTGGTCGGCGGCACGGGCCAGGGGCTGTCGCTGCGCGGCGGGGTCGGGGCGGTGGCGGCGGCGGCGCCCGCGGAGCACCGCGCCGGTTCGATCTCCGCGCTGTTCGTGGTGGCCTACACGGGGATCTCGATCCCGGTGATCGGTGTCGGTGTGCTGTCCGAGCCGGTCGGGCTGGAGGACGCGGGGGTGGTGTTCATCGTCTGCATGGCTCTGCTGACGGTCTTCGCCGGGCTGTATCTGCTGCGCCGTCCGGCGCCGGGGCCGTGACGGCACGCGGACGGGCCGCACCCCGCTGAGCGCTGGGGTGCGGCCCGTCGGGCCCGGCCGGTGAGCGCGGCCGGTGGGCGGGGCTCAGAGGGTCTGGGCGAGGCGGTGGTAGGCCTGGTTCCAGCGCAGTTCGCGGGTGAAGCGGCGCATGGTGGTGTCCCCGTCGATGAGGACGAGTTCGACGGCGAGCATCTCGGCGAGGTCGTCGAGCTCCTCGGTGCCCAGCGCCCGGGTGAGGACGGTGTGGTGGGGGCCGCCGGCGGTGAGCCAGGCCTCGGTGGACGTGCGCAGGTCGGGGCGGGGCTTCCAGACGGCGCGGGCGACGGGCAGGTGGGGCAGCGGCTCGGCGGGTGCGACGACGTCGACCTCGTTGGCGACCAGGCGGAAGCGGTCGCCCAGGTCGGCCATGCCGACGACGACGGCGGGGCCGGGTGCGGCGTCGAAGACGAGGCGCACCGGGTCCTCGCGGCCGCCGATGGAGAGCGGGTGGACCTCGCAGGAGGGCGTGCCGGCGGCGATCGACGGGCAGACCTCCAGCATGTGGGCGCCGAGGATCAGTTCCTGTCCCGGTTCCAGGTGGTAGGTGTAGTCCTCCATGAAGGAGGTGCCGCCGGGCAGGCCCTCGGCCGCGGTCTTGAGGGTGCGCAGCAGGACGGCGGTCTTCCAGTCCCCCTCGCCGCCGAAGCCCCAGCCGTCGGCCATCAGGCGCTGGACGGCGAGGCCGGGCAGCTGGCGCAGGCCGCCGAGGTCCTCGAAGTTGGTGGTGAAGGCGCCGAAGCCGCCGCCGGTGAGGAAGGTGCGCAGGCCGAGTTCGATGCGGGCGGCGTAGCGCAGCGATTCGCGGCGGTCGCCGCCGGGCCGGAGTTCCGGGGCGAGCCGGTAGAGCTCGTCGTACTCCTTGGTGAGGGCGGTGACTTCGGTGTCGTCGGCATCGTCGACGGCGGCGACGAGGTCGTTGACGCCGTAGGTGTTGACGGAGACGCCGAGGCGGAGCTGGGCCTCGACCTTGTCGCCCTCGGTGACGGCGACGTCGCGCATGTTGTCGCCGAAGCGGGCCAGCTTCAGGGTGGCCAGTTCGGCGCGGCCGGCGGCGGCTCGGGCCCAGGAGGCGATGCGGCGGGCGGTGGCGGGGTCGGTGGCGTGGCCGGCGACGGTCTTGCGGGCGGTGCCCAGGCGGGTCTGGATGTACCCGAACTCGCGGTCGCCGTGGGCGGCCTGGTTCAGGTTCATGAAGTCCATGTCGATGGTGGACCACGGCAGCTGCCGGTTGGCCTGGGTGTGCAGGTGGAGCAGCGGCTTGCGCAGGGCGTCGAGGCCGGCGATCCACATCTTGGCCGGCGAGAAGGTGTGCATCCAGGTGATCAGGCCGATGCACCCGTCGTCGGCGTTGGCGTCGAGGCAGGTGCGGCGGATGGCGGCGGCGTCGGTGAGGACGGGCTTCCAGACGATGCGGACGGGGATGCCGTGGTCGGCGTCGAGCGTGGCCGCGACCTCGCGGGACTGTTCGGCGACCTGGCGCAGGGTGTCCTCGCCGTAGAGGCCCTGGCTGCCGGTGAGGAACCAGATCTCGCGGGTGTCGGCGGTGTGCGTCATGGGGTGGTTCTCCTTCACCGGGCCGCGGGCTGCTGGCCGTAGACGTGCTGGTAGCGGTGGTTGAGGTGGTCGATGTCGGCCTGGGCGATGGGCAGGGGTTCGCCGAGCTGACGGGAGATGTGGACGGTGCGGGCGACGTCCTCGCACATGACGGCGGCCTTGACGGCGGCCTTGGCGTCCTTGCCGATGGTGAAGACGCCGTGGCTCTTCATCAGGACGGCGGGCGAGCGGTGGCCGCGCAGGGTGTCGACGATGCCGCGGCCGATGGAGTCGTCGCCGATGAGGGCGAACGGGCCGACGGGGATCTCGGCGCCGAACTCGTCGGCCATGGCGGTCAGGACGCAGGGAACGGCCTCGCCGCGGGCGGCCCAGGCGCTGGCGTAGGTGGAGTGGGTGTGGACCACTCCGCCGACCTCGGGCATGTGGCGGTAGACGTAGGCGTGGGCGGCGGTGTCGGACGACGGGTTGTGGTCGCCGGCGACGACGGTGCCGTCGAGGTCGCAGAGGATCATGGTGTCGGGGGTCAGCTCGTCGTAGGCGACGCCGCTGGGCTTGATGACCATCAGGTCCTCGCCGGGGATGCGGGCGGAGACGTTCCCCGCGGTCCAGACGACGAGGTTGTAGCGGACCAGTTCCTGGTGGAGGTCGCTGACCTGGCGGCGGATCAGGTCGATCGGGGAGCTCATCGGTCCTCGCTGGTGCGGTCGGCGGTCAGGGCGGCGTTGCGGATGGCGCGCAGGCGGTGCAGCTGCTTGTCGGGGCCGGTGCCGAAGTGGTCGTGCAGGGCCCGGTATTCGGCGTAGAGCGCGTCGTAGGCGTCGGCGCGCGCCGGGTCGGGCAGGTGGGCGTGGCGGTTTACGCGGCCCATCGCGGCGGCGGCGGTGCGCACGTCCGGGTGGGCGCCGGCGGCGACGGCGGCGTGGATGGCGGAGCCGAGGGCGGGGCCCTGCTCGGAGGCGGCGAGCGAGACGGGACGGCGCAGTACGTCGGCGTAGATCTGCATGAGCAGGGCGTTCTTCTTGAGGCCGCCGGCGACGACGAACTCGGTGACGGGGACGCCGCCGTCCTCCAGGGCCTCGACGATGGTGCGGGTGCCGTAGGCGGTGGCCTCCAGGAGGGCGCGGTAGATCTCCTCCGGCCGGGTGGCCAGGGTGATGCCGACGATCACTCCGGACAGGTGGTGGTCGACGAGGGTCGAGCGGTTGCCGCCCATCCAGTCGAGGGCGACCAGGCCGTGGCCGCCGACGGGCTGGTCGGCGATCCGGCGGGTGAGGAGCTGGTGGAGGTCCTCGCCGGTGCGCTGGGCCTCGGCGAGGTAGTCGGCGGGCACGCCCTGGCGCAGCCACCAGGCGAAGATGTCGCCGACGGCGCTCTGGCCGGCCTCGTAGCCGTAGGAGCCGGCGACGATGCCGCCGTCGACGACGCCGCAGATGCCGGGGACGTCGGCGAGGGCGGCGCCGTTGACGACGTGGCAGGTCGAGGTGCCCATGATGGCGAGCAGCCGGCCGTTCTCGACGGCGCGGGCGGCGGGGGCGGCGACGTGGGCGTCGACGTTGCCGGCGGCGACCGCGATGCCTTCGGGCAGGCCGGTCCAGGCGGCGGCCTGCGCGGTGAGCGAGCCGGCCCTGCTGCCGAGCGGGAGGAGCGGGTGCTCCAGGCGGGTGCGGGCGAAGTCGGCGAAGCCGGGGTGGAGGGCGCCGAGGTAGTCCTCGTCCGGGTAGCCGCCGTCCTGGTGGATGCCCTTGTAGCCGGCGGTGCAGGTGTTGCGGGTCTCGGTGCCGGTGAGCTGCCAGACGATCCAGTCGGCGGCCTCGATCCAGCGCTCGCAGGCGGCGTAGACCTGCGGGTCCTCCTCCAGCACCTGCAGGGCCTTGGCGTACTGCCACTCGGCGGAGATCTTCCCGCCGTAGCGGTGGATCCACTTCTCGCCGCGCCGGTGCGCGAGGGCGTTGATGCGGTCGGCCTGCGGCTGGGCGGCGTGGTGCTTCCACAGCTTGGGCCAGGCGTGCGGTCGGCCGGCCCACTCGGGGGTCTCGGCGAGCGGGGTGCCGTCGGTGCGGACGGGCAGCACGGTGCAGGCGGTGAAGTCGGTGGCGATGCCGATGACGCGGGCGGGGTCGACGCCGGAGGCGGCGAGCGCGGCGGGGACGGCGGTGCGCAGCACCTCGCGCCAGTCCTCGGGGTGCTGGAGCGCCCAGTCGGGGGGCAGCGGGCGGCCGGTGCCGGGGAGGCGGTCCTCGATGACGGCGTGCGGATAGGTGTGGACGGCGGTGGCGATCTCCTCGCCGTCCCGGACGCGGACGACGACGGCGCGGCCGGAGAGGGTGCCGAAGTCGACGCCGACGACGTACGCGTCCTCGGTGCCGGGCTGCTCCGCACCGGGCTGATCGGCACCGGGCTGGTCGGCCCGGGTGGGGGGCGTCTCGGTCACTGTCTCGTCCTTCGTACGGGGGGTGGGGAGGTCCGGGCCGGCCGCCGGCTGATCCGCCCCGTCGCGGGCCGGCGGCCGGCCGGTGTTCCGCTGCCTCACCCTCACCGGGAGCGGAACGGCGGCCGCCGGGCCGGGCGGGCCGAAGCGGGGTGGCCGCCGGCCGGCGGGGCGGGTGGTCGCGCCGGCCGGCGGCGGGCGCCGGGCGACTCCGGATGCTGTGATTGTTAACGTTCACATTTTGCCTGTCAAGGGTGCCGGGGCGGCCGACCCGCCACCCCTCCCCCTCCCAGGCTCACGCGGCATCCGGGGGAACGGCCAGCCGGTCGAACGCGCGGTCCCCGCTCACACTGGTGCACCCACGGTCCGACCGGCGCGCGCTGCGGTGCTTCCCGGCGGCGCACACGCCGACCGGACGGTCGCGGTCGAAGGAGCGAACGGCACCCGGCCGGTTCGCACACCGGGCGCGGGCCGAACGGCCGGAGAGCGCGCACGGCCCACCGCCGGGCGCCGCGCCGCTCCCGAGCGCCGTTGAACGGCGGGCGGGCCGACGGCTGGGATGGGCCCCCGCGTGATCAACGCACCGACCAGCCCCGGAGGCCCCGATGACCGGACCCACCCCTGCGCGCTCCGCCACCGCCGTGTTCCCCGCCCTGCGCCGCGCCCCCCGGCGGGCCGGCCGGCCGGGGCGCCGTCGCGGCCGCGGCCCTCACCGGCGCACTGGCGCTGACCTGCCCCGCGCCCGCCTCGGCCGCGGCCTACACGAATTCGGTGTACGCGCCCGAGCGGGCGGGGAA
The nucleotide sequence above comes from Streptomyces sp. TLI_235. Encoded proteins:
- a CDS encoding ricin-type beta-trefoil lectin protein, with product MGGARSGGAAAHGPVAEGRYRLRNVGSGLLLEIAGGRGGSGAKARHAADDGSEAQVWQVSAVHPGAGLYHLVNAASGKRLDVMGARTEDGVPIQQWSPNGFGAQEWLFEQHVDAPGTFTVVAVISGKTVEGCADGSVRQQEDADTPAQWWRLEPA
- a CDS encoding putative MFS family arabinose efflux permease, which gives rise to MSDRQTDRPTRSTAYLAASGVFAVCMAGTTLPTPLYSLYQEELGFSELVVTVVFAVYAFAVIGVLLAVGNVSDTVGRKPVLLAGLGFAGLSAVCFLVEGGVPLLCLGRLMSGFSAGLFTGTATAYVLELAPAGKGGRAAFAATAANMGGLGLGPLLSGVLAQYAPEPLVLPFVVHLAMVAVAAWVLVALPESVPGARGPAAARVKAPSLPPEVRGVFVPAGVACFAGFALLGVFTAVSPAFLAQTLDVHNKALIGLIVFATFLASTGGQLAAGPLGARRALPLGCAVLLAGLVLLGGALLAEVLALLVLSALVGGTGQGLSLRGGVGAVAAAAPAEHRAGSISALFVVAYTGISIPVIGVGVLSEPVGLEDAGVVFIVCMALLTVFAGLYLLRRPAPGP
- a CDS encoding L-arabinose isomerase, with translation MTHTADTREIWFLTGSQGLYGEDTLRQVAEQSREVAATLDADHGIPVRIVWKPVLTDAAAIRRTCLDANADDGCIGLITWMHTFSPAKMWIAGLDALRKPLLHLHTQANRQLPWSTIDMDFMNLNQAAHGDREFGYIQTRLGTARKTVAGHATDPATARRIASWARAAAGRAELATLKLARFGDNMRDVAVTEGDKVEAQLRLGVSVNTYGVNDLVAAVDDADDTEVTALTKEYDELYRLAPELRPGGDRRESLRYAARIELGLRTFLTGGGFGAFTTNFEDLGGLRQLPGLAVQRLMADGWGFGGEGDWKTAVLLRTLKTAAEGLPGGTSFMEDYTYHLEPGQELILGAHMLEVCPSIAAGTPSCEVHPLSIGGREDPVRLVFDAAPGPAVVVGMADLGDRFRLVANEVDVVAPAEPLPHLPVARAVWKPRPDLRTSTEAWLTAGGPHHTVLTRALGTEELDDLAEMLAVELVLIDGDTTMRRFTRELRWNQAYHRLAQTL
- a CDS encoding L-ribulose 5-phosphate 4-epimerase, with the translated sequence MSSPIDLIRRQVSDLHQELVRYNLVVWTAGNVSARIPGEDLMVIKPSGVAYDELTPDTMILCDLDGTVVAGDHNPSSDTAAHAYVYRHMPEVGGVVHTHSTYASAWAARGEAVPCVLTAMADEFGAEIPVGPFALIGDDSIGRGIVDTLRGHRSPAVLMKSHGVFTIGKDAKAAVKAAVMCEDVARTVHISRQLGEPLPIAQADIDHLNHRYQHVYGQQPAAR
- a CDS encoding L-ribulokinase: MTETPPTRADQPGADQPGAEQPGTEDAYVVGVDFGTLSGRAVVVRVRDGEEIATAVHTYPHAVIEDRLPGTGRPLPPDWALQHPEDWREVLRTAVPAALAASGVDPARVIGIATDFTACTVLPVRTDGTPLAETPEWAGRPHAWPKLWKHHAAQPQADRINALAHRRGEKWIHRYGGKISAEWQYAKALQVLEEDPQVYAACERWIEAADWIVWQLTGTETRNTCTAGYKGIHQDGGYPDEDYLGALHPGFADFARTRLEHPLLPLGSRAGSLTAQAAAWTGLPEGIAVAAGNVDAHVAAPAARAVENGRLLAIMGTSTCHVVNGAALADVPGICGVVDGGIVAGSYGYEAGQSAVGDIFAWWLRQGVPADYLAEAQRTGEDLHQLLTRRIADQPVGGHGLVALDWMGGNRSTLVDHHLSGVIVGITLATRPEEIYRALLEATAYGTRTIVEALEDGGVPVTEFVVAGGLKKNALLMQIYADVLRRPVSLAASEQGPALGSAIHAAVAAGAHPDVRTAAAAMGRVNRHAHLPDPARADAYDALYAEYRALHDHFGTGPDKQLHRLRAIRNAALTADRTSEDR